The Osmerus eperlanus chromosome 20, fOsmEpe2.1, whole genome shotgun sequence DNA segment cccccccccctccccacccttccCACAGGTGAGGAAGATCGTGGTGAAGGTGGCTCGCATCCCTGTCAACCTCAGCCGACGACAGAAGAGCTACAAGATCTCCTCCATGGAGACGGTCACCGGGGCAGATAAGGGTGGTGTCGGGGGCGACGGGGGCCTGGAGGGTCCTGAGGGGGGCCCGACGGTGGTGCGGGAGCCCACGGCCCTGCTCCGCATGAAGAACAACGGGAAGAGCGTGATGGTGATGTTCCCCCCCGGAGAGCTGCCGGTCATCCTCAAACGCCGGCGCGGACGGCCTCCCAAGCAGGCCGTGCCGGGAACGCCGGACGCACGGAACAGCGGGAACGCCGTCGGGAACGCCGACCAGCCCAAGAAGCCTCGGCGCAGGCGGCGGACCAAGCTCCCATCCCCCCAGCCGTCGTACGTCAACGACACGAACGACGTCAAGGCCGAGTACGGCGACGTGCTGTCAAAACTGGCGTTCCTCAACCGCCAACCGCCCGCAACGGGACGCTGCTCACCGCCGCGGTGCTGGACGCCCAGCGAGCCCGACAGCTTCCACGTGCCCTTGGAAAACCCCGGAATCTCCACCCTGCTGCACCGGCTCACCGGCTTCCGCCgcagagggggcagaggagggggggtgggcagccggggagggggcggggcgggcggagcgggcggcgccgAGGGCTTCAAGAGCTCCTTCTGCGACTTCTTCGAGACCATCGGCAAGAAGCGGAAGCCGACTCCTCCGGGGGTGGAGCCCGGGTTGCCGCGGAAACGGGGCAAGGGCGCCGGCGGTGGGGCAGGAGGCCGAGGGGGCGGGGTTGTGGGGGACGGGGGAGTCGGGGAGAAGCCTGTCAGGAAGCGGCGCTCTCGTAAAAACGGGGGGTTCAGGGGCGAGGCGGCGGCTGGCGGGCAGGACTGGGCCAAcgggggcgggggctggggagaggagggctttggggagaaggagaggggaccaGGGGGGTTCCAGAGCTGTGGCTCTCCCGGGAGGGGCTTCCTATCCTgcgaggggggcagagggggggtgtTCGGAAGCCCAGGGAGCAGCAAAGTGGCCAGGGCTTCAGCAGAGGAGGCCCAGGGGCTGTTTGCTGGATACTTTCGCTCCCTGCTCGACTCAGATGACTCCTCAGACCTCCTGGACATCTCCATGTCCAGCCCTGCCTCCTCACGACCTGACGCCCGCAAACCCCCCAACGCGGCGGGCTACGAgtcctccagcccagcccccggccCCAGCTGGTCCCCAGCCTTCCCCAAGCGCAGCCCCAAAGGGCCCGGTCTGGacagccctgcccagccccaGTGCTCCTCAGCCAGGCCTCCTTACAGCTACACCCTGGCCCAGACCtcacccaccacctcctccttccccaagtccacccctccgtccctctctctgtcccgctCTCCCAGctcaccccatccctcctcctactGCCACTACCCCTCcagctactcctcctcctcacctggcgGGGGCAGTGTTGGCTCTCAGAGGCCCACAGACTGCAGCTTCTCCTATGGGGCAGGACACAGCAGCACCAAGGCCACCCCTGTCGGCCAGGGTCAGATGGGTTATTCCAGCTACCAGGCTGCTTCCAAGCGGGGCTACAGCGGCTACCCCGGATCggcccatccctcccttctgcGGGGGGAGACAGCAGCACCCACATCTCCAGGGGCAGGTTACATGGCCATGGCCAAGAGCAGTTCCTTCCCCTGTTCTTCCTCCCCGGAAGGATACAGACCCCCTTCAAATCAGTGGAACTACAGGTAAGCTTCGTCAAGACCAGATGGCTGGTTTTGCGCAATCCGTTTTTGTGTGCGTTGTTTCTAACAAAGACAGCTTCAAGAGTGGCACATTTCAATATGTCTACAGTTTATTGAATACGTTTGTGTTAaaagtgtgtttatttgtgtgtgtgtgtgtgtgtgtgtgtgtgtgtgcgtgtgtgtgtgcatgtgtgtgtgcgtgtgtgtgtgtgtgggggggggtgtgtgtgtgggggggtttggTTTCAGGCAGGGGTATGCTAGCTGGGGAGTAGACGGCTTTGGGCTTCAGTACAACAGCTACAATGAATATGCCGGCAGTTCTACTGAGTCTAAAGACATCCTGGACATTTCCAACTACACTCCCCAGAAGGCCAAGCGGCCCTCCTTCCCAGAGAGCCTATCGGAATCCTcctctgactcctcccaccTGGGCTCAGGAGCCACTTGTGGAGGTTCTGGGTCAGGGGGCGGGATTTACAGGCAGAAGGAGCCTGTTCCTATTGGAGAAGCGGGCCAGTCCAGCCTATCCAGTCTGGAGAAGCTGATGATGGATTGGCACGAAAGTGCGGCTGGACCTTCCTACAACTGGAGCCAGAATGTACTTTTCCAGGGCGGAGGAAACAAGCAGGGCCGCGGGCGCCGGAAAAGGTCTGAACCGCAAGGGGAACGGGAGGGGGGGTCCGCAACAGCAGGCGCTCCTCCAGACTCTCCGTCCAGCCCGCTTCCGTCCCAGGGCCCAGGGCCCAAGCGCAGCGGAGTGGGGGGCCGGCAGCCGAGGGGATcccgaggaggagggagggggggtctgtcCCCGTGCCAACGAGAGCGCCCCGCAGCGGCCAAAGCCAAAGCCAAGGGGGCTTCTGGAGGGGGGGcctctggggggggggcctcTGGAGGCTCCGGGCTGTTCCAGGAGGGGTTGGACTACTACAGCGGGGACAGCAGtagcctctcccccctgcccacctctgcacccccccacgGTTACCCCTCAGACCCCTGTGAGTACCCCTCACCCTACTccgcccacccctccaccccctcctctgatGAGCGCTACCCAGCCATCTTTCCTGGggagtcctccctctcccccagtatGTCCTCTTACCCCCCGAaacccactcctccaccc contains these protein-coding regions:
- the ahdc1 gene encoding transcription factor Gibbin — its product is ALEEGGACVGGLERPEGWTGEGGPLEPGDGALVNYDLLPPAALANGLHRTLGLSTRRRRQLDTLMHTYPDTQTHTLSQTPLDMQANMDTAVHSRPPKTNTLPKTHTDSRADVVRHTSPPAASEQPRAASPSDTHTSSPKTQPLPLVNQPPSTNQMAASVPCSPPLPLPSAETDILPGCSPVPIGPTPPGPSPLPVEGERKYALRSSGRPRFPCHLRKSSRLRRNTEDVERRAGRDRGEEEADEEESEEKIWNVKKEEEEEVVVLRGAAEVPSAAPPPLPDTPVSRPAPHPAPARPSPHSLPGRLQPSPMPRPRPRPRPRPQPRPLPAVKKVEPVAVDVSPPPKKRHGRFVGVRKIVVKVARIPVNLSRRQKSYKISSMETVTGADKGGVGGDGGLEGPEGGPTVVREPTALLRMKNNGKSVMVMFPPGELPVILKRRRGRPPKQAVPGTPDARNSGNAVGNADQPKKPRRRRRTKLPSPQPSYVNDTNDVKAEYGDVLSKLAFLNRQPPATGRCSPPRCWTPSEPDSFHVPLENPGISTLLHRLTGFRRRGGRGGGVGSRGGGGAGGAGGAEGFKSSFCDFFETIGKKRKPTPPGVEPGLPRKRGKGAGGGAGGRGGGVVGDGGVGEKPVRKRRSRKNGGFRGEAAAGGQDWANGGGGWGEEGFGEKERGPGGFQSCGSPGRGFLSCEGGRGGVFGSPGSSKVARASAEEAQGLFAGYFRSLLDSDDSSDLLDISMSSPASSRPDARKPPNAAGYESSSPAPGPSWSPAFPKRSPKGPGLDSPAQPQCSSARPPYSYTLAQTSPTTSSFPKSTPPSLSLSRSPSSPHPSSYCHYPSSYSSSSPGGGSVGSQRPTDCSFSYGAGHSSTKATPVGQGQMGYSSYQAASKRGYSGYPGSAHPSLLRGETAAPTSPGAGYMAMAKSSSFPCSSSPEGYRPPSNQWNYRQGYASWGVDGFGLQYNSYNEYAGSSTESKDILDISNYTPQKAKRPSFPESLSESSSDSSHLGSGATCGGSGSGGGIYRQKEPVPIGEAGQSSLSSLEKLMMDWHESAAGPSYNWSQNVLFQGGGNKQGRGRRKRSEPQGEREGGSATAGAPPDSPSSPLPSQGPGPKRSGVGGRQPRGSRGGGRGGLSPCQRERPAAAKAKAKGASGGGASGGGASGGSGLFQEGLDYYSGDSSSLSPLPTSAPPHGYPSDPCEYPSPYSAHPSTPSSDERYPAIFPGESSLSPSMSSYPPKPTPPPPQTYHPVPTRTFSPSCSPSPRLPPHCGTALSPPHRAPPKDPQYPQYDSPNYCGSPYWYGQASHGGSPSPHAHTSTHTNPHAGAHVSPHGNTHPNPHANTHTNPHTNPHANSHSNPNPHTNTHQHPNAQPHANLSPHTNPASNPNHPSNPHSHPSTTLHGSVANPHHHPLHPNNHHHHHAQSHPHPHPNTHANPHLHSNPTSSLHTHPNPLHYEERPPPSGMPHHKRDLAAHMTSGPRQAPLPHSPYPSNSPYPSNLHKPSLEAVSHSEDMGYSPLPLHSSSYPGMPPRYPPQPARGGGVLCQLLDPPTDDSFSVTSL